A single Limisphaera ngatamarikiensis DNA region contains:
- a CDS encoding FliH/SctL family protein: MSWSETIRLDRPLRGVRLITGRPPGPDWPAVWAGELRRAREEGRREGERALSEQLIRQRNELAEMQRGVLDALRRAVPEVLRQAESMLIPLALEAARRIVAEVPIDAALVERVVREALRQAGDTAEVTVRLHPEDLALLRQHGSSLLEGSAGSAPLRFVASEEVGRGGCVVQTRFGLIDARRETKLEQLRQTLLT; this comes from the coding sequence ATGTCGTGGTCTGAGACCATTCGTTTGGATCGTCCGTTGCGCGGGGTGCGGCTGATCACCGGCCGGCCGCCGGGGCCGGACTGGCCGGCGGTCTGGGCGGGGGAACTTCGCCGCGCCCGGGAGGAGGGCCGGCGCGAGGGGGAACGGGCCCTGAGCGAGCAGCTCATCCGGCAACGAAACGAACTGGCCGAGATGCAACGCGGCGTTTTGGACGCGTTGCGGCGGGCGGTGCCGGAGGTGTTGCGGCAGGCCGAGTCCATGCTGATCCCGCTGGCCCTGGAAGCGGCGCGGCGGATTGTGGCCGAGGTCCCCATTGACGCGGCCCTGGTGGAACGGGTGGTGCGCGAGGCGCTGCGTCAGGCCGGGGACACGGCCGAGGTGACGGTCCGGCTGCATCCGGAGGATCTGGCCCTGTTACGGCAGCACGGGTCCTCCCTGCTGGAAGGGTCGGCCGGGTCGGCACCCCTGCGGTTTGTGGCCTCGGAGGAGGTCGGCCGTGGCGGGTGCGTGGTCCAGACGCGGTTCGGTCTGATTGACGCGCGGCGCGAGACGAAGCTCGAACAACTCCGGCAAACGTTGTTGACATGA
- the flgC gene encoding flagellar basal body rod protein FlgC has product MVEILSGIRTTASALTAERTRLDVIAENIANAQTTRGPDGGPYRRRVVVFETVLQNAVGRAGPGEAPAAVRVARIQTDPRPLLLVYRPGHPDADANGMVAMPNINVHEEMADLIAASRAYEANLAVVKNARAMAMQTLAIGKR; this is encoded by the coding sequence ATGGTCGAGATCCTGAGCGGCATTCGCACGACGGCATCGGCGTTGACGGCCGAGCGCACCCGGCTGGACGTGATTGCCGAGAACATTGCCAACGCGCAGACCACGCGGGGCCCGGACGGCGGACCGTATCGGCGCCGGGTGGTGGTGTTTGAGACGGTCCTGCAGAACGCCGTGGGGCGTGCCGGACCGGGTGAGGCCCCCGCGGCGGTCCGGGTGGCGCGCATTCAGACCGATCCCCGACCGCTCCTTCTGGTGTATCGGCCCGGGCATCCGGACGCGGATGCCAACGGGATGGTGGCGATGCCCAACATTAACGTGCACGAGGAAATGGCGGATTTGATCGCGGCCTCGCGGGCGTATGAGGCCAATCTTGCGGTGGTGAAAAATGCCCGGGCCATGGCCATGCAAACGCTGGCCATCGGGAAACGTTGA
- the fliE gene encoding flagellar hook-basal body complex protein FliE: MSPLTSIGVTRPTADWPVRQVDGPPGLPPLTGPGVGAPAGLPGTAPTGPSAPAGDPFGQLLRQFVAEVNHQQQVASQTVQALQQGQPVPLHQAIIAMEEASVSFQLMVEVRNKLLEAYQELMRLQI; this comes from the coding sequence ATGTCACCGTTGACCTCCATCGGCGTAACGCGCCCGACTGCCGACTGGCCCGTGAGACAGGTGGATGGTCCACCCGGGCTGCCGCCGTTGACCGGCCCGGGCGTGGGCGCGCCGGCGGGTTTGCCCGGCACGGCTCCGACGGGTCCCTCAGCCCCGGCGGGCGATCCGTTTGGGCAGCTGCTGCGGCAGTTTGTGGCCGAGGTGAACCACCAGCAGCAGGTGGCGTCGCAAACCGTCCAGGCGCTGCAGCAGGGGCAGCCGGTGCCGCTGCATCAGGCGATCATTGCCATGGAAGAGGCCAGCGTGAGCTTTCAGCTGATGGTGGAGGTGCGCAACAAGCTGTTGGAGGCCTACCAGGAGCTGATGCGCCTTCAGATTTGA
- the fliG gene encoding flagellar motor switch protein FliG produces the protein MPDPAATSAPAANATQSEGMTRLQKLAALLVMMGPDNAAAILRQFPPREVEAITREMVRFTLITREQQEAILRELTPVILTAATAVTAGVETARATLEKALGSFKASDILGRIAPSRPVPAAMQDLTEMDPRNVANLIRDEHPQTIAFVISHLPPEKAAQVVNLLRPEQRDQVIERLAMLAPTPVEVTEKVAEVINAKLGVKQTRALTQTGGVTTAADILNAMDKEVSRSLLASLEERNPDLCMAIRKKMFTFEDLRRLDNQAIQRILREIEMRDLVLALKKASEPLKQLILSNISRRAAETVREEMAFLGHVKLRDIEAAQFRIIDVVRKLEAEGEIDLDVENTPEDVVV, from the coding sequence ATGCCTGACCCCGCTGCAACATCGGCGCCCGCAGCAAACGCCACCCAGAGCGAGGGGATGACCCGGCTGCAGAAGCTGGCGGCCCTGTTGGTGATGATGGGGCCGGACAATGCCGCGGCGATTCTCCGGCAGTTCCCGCCGCGCGAGGTGGAGGCGATCACGCGGGAGATGGTGCGGTTCACGCTCATCACCCGCGAACAGCAGGAAGCGATTTTGCGGGAGCTGACGCCGGTGATTCTGACGGCGGCCACGGCCGTGACCGCCGGGGTGGAGACCGCGCGGGCGACGTTGGAGAAGGCGCTGGGGTCGTTCAAGGCCAGCGACATTCTTGGCCGCATTGCGCCGAGCCGGCCGGTGCCGGCGGCCATGCAGGATCTGACGGAGATGGACCCGCGGAACGTGGCCAACCTCATCCGGGACGAGCATCCGCAGACGATTGCCTTTGTCATCAGTCATCTGCCCCCGGAAAAGGCGGCGCAGGTGGTGAATCTGCTCCGGCCCGAGCAGCGCGACCAGGTCATTGAACGGTTGGCGATGCTGGCCCCCACGCCGGTCGAGGTGACCGAGAAGGTGGCCGAGGTGATCAACGCCAAGCTGGGCGTCAAACAGACGCGGGCCCTCACCCAGACCGGCGGCGTGACCACGGCGGCGGACATCCTCAACGCCATGGACAAGGAGGTCAGCCGCAGCCTGTTGGCCAGCCTGGAGGAGCGCAATCCCGACCTGTGCATGGCCATCCGGAAGAAAATGTTCACCTTCGAGGATCTGCGCCGGCTGGACAACCAGGCCATCCAGCGGATCCTGCGCGAAATCGAGATGCGGGATCTGGTGTTGGCGCTCAAGAAGGCCAGCGAACCGCTCAAACAACTGATCCTCTCCAACATCTCCCGGCGCGCGGCCGAGACGGTGCGCGAGGAAATGGCCTTCCTCGGTCATGTCAAGCTGCGGGACATCGAGGCCGCCCAGTTCCGCATCATCGATGTGGTGCGGAAGCTCGAGGCCGAGGGGGAGATCGACCTGGACGTTGAGAACACGCCCGAAGATGTCGTGGTCTGA
- a CDS encoding flagellar hook capping FlgD N-terminal domain-containing protein, which produces MSVTASSAITSAVVAGAETGARVPAKTLSQEDFLKILVTQITSQNPLQPNADLSSITQMAQFTALEQVRQMQEMMQRLGDAQQRMQAAALLGRSVAFESETLGRVEGVVEAVAFDADGPQLLVNGQLYPLWQVSSLMTSAMV; this is translated from the coding sequence ATGAGTGTGACTGCCAGTAGTGCCATCACGAGTGCGGTCGTTGCGGGTGCGGAAACCGGCGCGCGTGTGCCGGCCAAGACGCTGTCACAGGAGGATTTTCTCAAGATTCTGGTGACGCAGATCACGAGCCAGAATCCGCTGCAGCCGAATGCCGATCTCAGTTCCATCACCCAGATGGCGCAGTTTACGGCCCTGGAGCAGGTGCGGCAGATGCAGGAGATGATGCAGCGGCTGGGTGATGCGCAGCAGCGGATGCAGGCGGCGGCCCTGCTGGGCCGGTCGGTCGCGTTTGAATCGGAGACCCTGGGCCGTGTGGAGGGGGTGGTGGAGGCGGTGGCTTTCGACGCGGACGGTCCGCAGCTCCTGGTGAACGGGCAATTGTATCCGCTCTGGCAGGTTTCGTCCCTGATGACATCTGCGATGGTCTAA
- the rfaE2 gene encoding D-glycero-beta-D-manno-heptose 1-phosphate adenylyltransferase, with the protein MALADKIIPWEKLPQWRRAQSEAGRRVVVTNGCFDILHAGHVTYLEAARALGDVLLVGLNSDTSVRRLKGPTRPINPETDRALVLAALESVSAVCVFQEPDATRFLSVARPDVYVKGGDYTLETLNQEERRVVEAAGGRIVLLPLLPGRSTTNLLQKLQGGGGSISSVRPASDRAGPPHPADSPP; encoded by the coding sequence GTGGCTCTGGCGGACAAAATCATTCCATGGGAAAAGCTGCCGCAATGGCGCCGCGCCCAGAGCGAAGCCGGCCGGCGCGTCGTGGTCACCAACGGGTGTTTCGACATCCTTCACGCGGGCCACGTGACCTATCTCGAAGCCGCCCGGGCGCTGGGTGACGTACTGTTGGTGGGTTTGAACAGCGACACCAGCGTGCGCAGGCTCAAGGGCCCGACCCGCCCCATCAACCCGGAAACGGACCGCGCCCTCGTGCTGGCCGCCCTGGAATCCGTGTCCGCCGTGTGCGTGTTCCAGGAACCGGACGCCACACGGTTCCTTTCGGTCGCCCGCCCGGACGTTTACGTGAAAGGCGGCGATTACACCCTGGAAACCCTCAACCAGGAGGAACGGCGCGTGGTCGAGGCCGCGGGCGGGCGGATCGTCCTGTTGCCCCTGCTGCCCGGCCGATCCACCACCAACCTGTTGCAAAAGCTGCAAGGCGGGGGCGGATCCATCAGTTCAGTGAGACCTGCGTCGGACCGGGCCGGTCCACCTCACCCCGCTGACAGCCCGCCTTAG
- a CDS encoding flagellar basal body rod protein FlgB — protein sequence MIDALFNQTNYLAAKRMLDAVALRHEAIAANLANLETPGYQRVDLARSFEEELRRAIASGNTARLKQLQPALAPDPTALPNGRDGNTVNLEQELLELNQNALVHAFQTQLITGRLLRLKLAITGRPV from the coding sequence ATGATTGACGCACTCTTCAATCAGACGAATTACCTGGCCGCGAAACGGATGCTGGATGCGGTGGCGCTGCGGCATGAGGCCATCGCGGCCAATCTGGCGAACCTGGAGACCCCGGGATATCAGCGGGTGGACCTGGCCCGTTCGTTTGAGGAGGAGTTGCGTCGGGCGATTGCCTCCGGCAACACGGCGCGGCTGAAACAGCTGCAGCCCGCGCTGGCACCCGATCCCACGGCCCTGCCGAACGGACGCGACGGGAACACGGTGAATCTGGAGCAGGAGCTGTTGGAACTGAACCAGAACGCACTGGTTCATGCCTTCCAGACGCAATTGATCACCGGCCGCTTGTTGCGACTCAAGCTGGCCATTACCGGACGTCCCGTTTGA
- a CDS encoding FliI/YscN family ATPase, producing MNPTHCRPRSLERALARVREARLTETSGRVVQLIGLVIESEGPLAAVGEVCRILSPRQREETLAEVVGFRDHHLLLMPLGEIHGIHPGCEVVATGVSLRVPVGPALQGRVIDGLGRPLDGLGPVEAEALVPVQLPPPHPLRRQRIRQPFCTGIKALDTFVPLGRGQRLGIFAGSGVGKSTLLGMIAAHAEADVNVIALIGERGREVREFLERDLGEAGRRKSVVVVATSNEPALHRVKGAFLAMAIAEHFRDRGMNVLLMMDSVTRFAMAQREIGLAVGEPPATRGYTPSVFSLLPQLLERAGAGEQGTITGLFTVLVEADDMNDPIADAVRSILDGHVVLSRELATQNHYPAIDVLESVSRLNRDLLSREQLELTAAARDLMATYRRNQDLIQIGAYPAGTNPVIDRAIALHEPLRRFLRQSVDEGFTLEQSWSLLREVLATVPGPTAPGTASVGAPAAVPGAGPGRPASGGSDRLLPFAS from the coding sequence ATGAACCCGACGCACTGTCGTCCCCGATCCCTGGAACGTGCCCTGGCGCGGGTGCGGGAGGCGCGCCTGACCGAGACGAGCGGGCGCGTGGTGCAGTTGATCGGATTGGTGATCGAGTCGGAAGGGCCGCTGGCCGCGGTGGGCGAGGTGTGTCGGATCCTTTCGCCACGCCAGCGGGAGGAGACCCTGGCGGAGGTGGTGGGTTTTCGGGATCATCACCTGCTGTTGATGCCGCTGGGGGAGATTCACGGCATTCATCCGGGGTGCGAAGTGGTAGCCACCGGGGTCTCCTTGCGGGTGCCGGTCGGGCCGGCGCTGCAGGGGCGCGTGATTGATGGCCTGGGTCGGCCGCTGGACGGTCTGGGACCCGTGGAGGCCGAGGCACTGGTGCCGGTGCAGCTGCCGCCGCCGCATCCGCTGCGGCGTCAACGGATCCGACAGCCCTTTTGCACCGGGATCAAGGCCCTGGACACCTTTGTGCCCCTGGGCCGGGGCCAGCGTCTGGGGATTTTTGCGGGCAGCGGCGTGGGCAAGTCCACGCTGTTGGGCATGATCGCAGCGCATGCCGAGGCGGACGTCAACGTGATTGCATTGATCGGCGAGCGGGGCCGCGAGGTGCGGGAGTTTCTGGAGCGCGATCTGGGCGAGGCGGGGCGGCGAAAGTCGGTGGTGGTGGTGGCGACGTCGAACGAACCGGCGTTGCACCGGGTGAAGGGGGCGTTTCTGGCCATGGCGATTGCGGAGCATTTCCGGGACCGCGGCATGAACGTGCTGCTGATGATGGATTCGGTAACGCGATTTGCCATGGCCCAGCGGGAGATCGGGTTGGCGGTGGGCGAACCGCCGGCCACCCGCGGGTACACGCCCTCGGTGTTTTCGTTGCTGCCGCAGTTGTTGGAGCGCGCCGGGGCCGGCGAACAGGGCACGATCACCGGCCTGTTCACCGTGCTGGTCGAGGCCGACGACATGAACGATCCGATTGCGGATGCGGTGCGCTCGATTCTGGACGGGCACGTGGTGTTGAGCCGGGAGCTGGCCACGCAGAACCATTATCCGGCCATTGACGTGCTGGAGAGTGTGAGCCGGCTCAACCGCGATTTGCTCAGCCGGGAGCAACTGGAACTGACGGCCGCCGCCCGCGATCTCATGGCCACGTACCGCCGGAACCAGGACTTGATCCAGATCGGGGCCTATCCGGCGGGGACGAATCCGGTGATTGACCGTGCGATTGCGCTGCACGAGCCGCTGCGGCGGTTCCTGCGTCAGTCGGTGGACGAAGGGTTCACGCTGGAACAGAGCTGGTCGCTGTTGCGCGAGGTGTTGGCCACGGTGCCCGGGCCAACGGCTCCGGGGACCGCGTCGGTGGGGGCTCCGGCGGCCGTACCGGGCGCGGGGCCCGGGCGGCCGGCGTCGGGCGGGTCTGATCGGCTGCTGCCGTTTGCTTCATGA
- a CDS encoding flagellar hook-basal body protein, whose product MLRSLNSGISALQQFQERMDVIGNNIANVNTTGFKSARVDFADAFSQTLGNTGGSLLQIGTGVATSAIRNQFTQGAIARTGTLTDLAISGQGFFVVRNAETNAQYLTRDGSFQLDANGYLVTATGLRLQGYADAGLTTLGDLRIDNTGAPGGSTAGVASFTIDTDGYIRVRLSDGTEFIRGQVLLQNVQNPHALAKEGQNLYSNIAAAGPLARPERPNTNGLGTVISGALELSNVDLAQEFSTLITTQRAFQAGARVVTTSDEILAELVNLKR is encoded by the coding sequence ATGTTGCGATCCCTCAACTCCGGCATTAGCGCGCTCCAGCAGTTCCAGGAACGGATGGACGTGATTGGCAACAACATTGCCAACGTGAACACCACGGGGTTCAAGAGCGCCCGCGTGGATTTTGCCGATGCCTTCAGTCAGACGCTGGGCAACACCGGCGGCAGTCTGTTGCAGATCGGCACGGGGGTGGCCACCAGTGCCATTCGAAACCAGTTTACCCAGGGGGCGATCGCCCGCACTGGGACGCTGACGGACCTGGCCATCTCCGGCCAGGGTTTCTTTGTGGTGCGCAACGCCGAGACCAATGCGCAGTATCTGACCCGCGACGGCAGTTTCCAGCTGGACGCCAACGGGTACCTGGTCACGGCCACGGGGTTGCGGTTGCAGGGGTATGCGGATGCGGGCCTGACGACGCTGGGGGATCTGCGGATTGACAACACGGGTGCGCCGGGCGGCAGCACGGCCGGTGTGGCCTCGTTCACCATCGACACGGACGGTTACATCCGCGTGCGTTTGTCGGACGGCACCGAGTTCATCCGCGGCCAGGTGCTGCTGCAGAACGTGCAGAATCCGCATGCGCTGGCCAAGGAGGGGCAGAACCTGTACTCGAACATTGCGGCGGCCGGACCGCTGGCCCGGCCCGAACGGCCCAACACCAACGGCCTGGGCACGGTGATCAGCGGGGCGCTGGAACTTTCGAACGTGGATCTGGCGCAGGAGTTCTCGACGCTCATCACCACCCAGCGCGCCTTTCAAGCGGGTGCGCGCGTGGTGACGACCAGTGACGAGATCCTGGCCGAGCTGGTGAACCTCAAACGTTGA
- a CDS encoding magnesium transporter MgtE N-terminal domain-containing protein: MTRLLQAPWVAALVGGLLYWAVTVALLTRVHLGTTAGPVAVGVRKPRPADDLPSWRFRNPELNQWIAELQREREALALQREQLRELEMRLAAERQELSVITQTVARLQAEFDRNVIRLQESQVEQFRRQARLLTGMSLDGQLALIAEMRDDDVVRLFALMKNDDVSQLLDAMSKAGPAEARRALLIVEKMRRLLPPEATNTTARVAQPAP; this comes from the coding sequence ATGACGCGCCTATTGCAAGCTCCCTGGGTGGCGGCCCTGGTGGGCGGCCTGTTGTATTGGGCGGTGACGGTTGCATTGCTCACGCGGGTCCATCTCGGCACAACGGCCGGGCCGGTGGCCGTGGGGGTTCGAAAACCGCGACCGGCGGACGACCTGCCCTCCTGGCGGTTTCGGAATCCCGAGTTAAACCAGTGGATTGCCGAGCTGCAACGCGAGCGGGAGGCGCTGGCGCTGCAGCGGGAGCAGCTGCGGGAGCTGGAGATGCGTCTGGCGGCCGAGCGCCAGGAACTTTCGGTGATTACCCAGACGGTGGCCCGGCTGCAGGCTGAATTCGACCGCAATGTGATCCGCTTGCAGGAATCGCAGGTGGAACAGTTCCGGCGACAGGCCAGGCTGCTGACGGGCATGTCGCTGGACGGTCAGCTGGCGTTGATCGCGGAGATGCGCGACGACGATGTGGTGCGGCTCTTCGCCCTGATGAAGAACGATGACGTGAGCCAGTTGCTGGATGCGATGAGCAAGGCCGGTCCCGCTGAGGCACGCCGCGCGTTGTTGATCGTGGAAAAGATGCGGCGGCTGTTGCCCCCCGAGGCCACCAACACCACTGCACGGGTTGCCCAACCGGCGCCATGA
- the fliF gene encoding flagellar basal-body MS-ring/collar protein FliF, which produces MNLSLTRVASQLAGVWKELQWPQRLTLVAAGVLVVGGLLGVALWSARTPYALLYGRLSDAEAARVISALDEAKVPYRIGAGGGAIYVPADQVHAVRMQLAGRGIPRGDGVGFEIFDKPNFGISDFVQRANYLRALQGELARTISQLDEVESARVMVVLPENRLLLDRDKQPTASVFVRLRGSGPLAPQAVQSIQFLVANAVEGLKPNRVTVVDNFGNVLSANSEDNSMPGLTATQLAARRELEQYLARKAQDILDKVLGPGQAVVRVAADINFDTLTRTEERYDPETQVIRTQTKNEENNDTVTSSPVMPVGVSANTATETNATTAAATPVTNTRNRKTTTTVEYELGRTVSSLTQLAGGIKRLSAAVTVAARVEGTGAERKVVPRSPEELEKIRRLVAGALGIQLGPENTRGDSLTVEELPFEDPIGRELVRELERQQRWEFWTSLARQLGYPLLAVAAVVLLWRMLQRSSSAPDIPLGVPVGQLLAHGNGHGNGHGNGRPRREPLPVSGAGSGAGEETPDLVTLEVLNRLARENPVNLGQALRDWMNKGRPQE; this is translated from the coding sequence ATGAACCTTTCCCTGACTCGAGTCGCCTCGCAACTGGCCGGGGTCTGGAAGGAACTGCAATGGCCGCAGCGGCTGACGTTGGTTGCGGCCGGGGTCCTGGTTGTGGGCGGTCTGCTGGGTGTGGCGTTGTGGTCGGCCCGCACCCCCTACGCGCTGTTGTACGGGCGGCTGTCGGATGCGGAGGCGGCCCGGGTCATCAGCGCGCTGGACGAGGCCAAGGTGCCCTATCGGATCGGCGCGGGTGGCGGGGCGATCTACGTGCCGGCCGACCAGGTGCACGCGGTGCGGATGCAACTGGCCGGGCGCGGCATTCCGCGCGGGGACGGCGTGGGATTCGAGATCTTCGACAAGCCGAACTTTGGGATTTCGGATTTTGTGCAGCGGGCCAATTACCTGCGGGCGTTGCAGGGTGAGCTGGCGCGCACGATCAGTCAATTGGACGAGGTGGAATCGGCGCGGGTGATGGTGGTGCTGCCCGAGAACCGGCTCCTGTTGGACCGGGACAAACAACCGACGGCGTCGGTGTTTGTGCGGCTGCGCGGCAGCGGTCCGCTGGCTCCGCAAGCGGTGCAATCCATTCAGTTTCTGGTGGCCAATGCGGTGGAGGGGTTGAAACCCAACCGGGTTACGGTGGTGGACAACTTCGGGAACGTCCTGTCCGCCAACAGCGAGGACAATTCCATGCCCGGTCTGACGGCCACGCAACTGGCGGCCCGCCGTGAGCTGGAACAGTACCTGGCCAGGAAGGCGCAGGACATCCTGGACAAGGTGCTGGGTCCCGGACAGGCCGTGGTCCGGGTTGCCGCGGACATCAATTTCGACACGCTGACCCGGACCGAGGAACGGTACGATCCGGAGACCCAGGTCATTCGCACCCAGACCAAGAACGAGGAAAACAACGACACCGTGACCAGTTCGCCGGTGATGCCCGTGGGTGTGAGTGCCAACACCGCCACCGAAACCAACGCCACCACGGCGGCCGCCACCCCCGTCACCAACACACGCAACCGAAAGACCACCACCACGGTGGAATACGAGTTGGGCCGGACGGTGAGCAGCCTGACGCAACTGGCCGGCGGGATCAAACGGCTTTCGGCGGCCGTCACCGTGGCGGCGCGCGTGGAGGGTACGGGGGCGGAACGGAAGGTGGTGCCGCGTTCGCCCGAGGAACTCGAGAAAATCCGGCGGCTGGTTGCGGGGGCGCTCGGCATTCAACTGGGCCCGGAGAACACGCGCGGCGACAGCCTCACCGTGGAGGAGCTGCCCTTTGAGGACCCGATCGGTCGCGAACTGGTCCGGGAACTGGAACGGCAGCAGAGGTGGGAGTTTTGGACTTCACTGGCGCGGCAGCTGGGCTATCCGCTTCTGGCGGTGGCGGCGGTGGTGTTGTTGTGGCGCATGTTGCAGAGGTCGTCGTCCGCTCCCGACATTCCGCTGGGGGTGCCGGTGGGTCAGTTGCTGGCCCACGGCAACGGCCACGGTAACGGCCACGGCAACGGCCGTCCCCGTCGTGAGCCGCTGCCCGTCTCCGGTGCGGGTTCCGGGGCCGGCGAGGAAACGCCGGACCTGGTGACGCTGGAAGTATTGAACCGGTTGGCGCGCGAGAATCCCGTCAACCTTGGCCAGGCCCTGCGCGATTGGATGAACAAGGGCCGGCCGCAGGAGTGA
- the fliJ gene encoding flagellar export protein FliJ, with amino-acid sequence MKRFRFSLHALWVLRGQQEELARRRFAGALRAVEAAMAAVRQARARLTEATEAFQARVADGLSAAAWQQERAWLQQLEEILHHRVQVWQAACRACDAARDQWMRARQQRETLDRYRARQWQAWQLAWLRWEQKELDELARRRPGLAGSGSLSGPQTLTRQP; translated from the coding sequence ATGAAACGGTTTCGGTTCAGTCTGCATGCCCTGTGGGTGTTGCGCGGCCAGCAGGAGGAACTGGCCCGGCGCAGGTTTGCCGGGGCCCTGCGTGCGGTGGAGGCGGCGATGGCCGCGGTGCGGCAGGCGCGTGCGCGGCTGACGGAGGCGACGGAGGCCTTTCAGGCCCGCGTGGCCGACGGCCTGAGTGCGGCTGCGTGGCAGCAGGAACGCGCCTGGTTGCAGCAGTTGGAGGAAATTTTGCATCACCGGGTCCAGGTCTGGCAGGCGGCCTGCCGGGCGTGCGACGCGGCGCGGGACCAATGGATGCGCGCCCGTCAACAACGGGAAACGCTGGATCGGTACCGGGCCCGTCAGTGGCAGGCCTGGCAACTGGCGTGGCTCCGATGGGAACAAAAGGAACTGGATGAGCTGGCCCGGCGCCGTCCCGGTTTGGCCGGGTCGGGATCGCTGTCCGGTCCACAAACTTTGACACGACAGCCATGA
- a CDS encoding Gfo/Idh/MocA family protein, protein MNRRQFLKFGAAALAAATAVRYVPTTFAVQKPRRVGLVGTGWYGKSALFRLLQVEPVEVVSLCDADSRMLNEAADMVAERQASKKRPRLYKDFREMLRERDLDIVMVSTPDHWHALPMIEACRAGADVWVEKPVGVDVVECQSMVAAARKYGRVVQVNTQRRSTPHLVEARDRFIREGRLGRIGLVEICCYYHMRTRENPPDTPPPESLDWDLWTGPAPMRPFNRLIHPRGWRNFMEYGNGIVGDMCIHMLDMVRWMLDLGWPKRISSSGGILVDKQSKANITDTQTVTFDYGDLVVVWTHRTYGRAPDPQYPWAATFYGDRGTLKASVMGYDFIPQDGGQPVHVDVTYELEQYPEDKTERDLERHVAPALRRHWKNFLEAVDNRSRPVADIEEGAISSACCILGNIAMQLGRTLTWDPARWQVVGDEEANRLLRRPYRAPWVHPEPDKV, encoded by the coding sequence ATGAACCGCCGCCAATTCCTCAAATTCGGCGCCGCGGCCCTGGCAGCGGCGACAGCTGTTCGGTATGTGCCCACCACGTTTGCCGTGCAGAAGCCCCGTCGCGTGGGTCTGGTTGGGACCGGCTGGTACGGCAAGTCTGCGTTGTTCCGTCTGTTGCAGGTGGAACCGGTGGAGGTGGTTTCGTTGTGCGACGCGGACAGTCGCATGTTGAACGAGGCGGCCGACATGGTGGCCGAGCGTCAGGCTTCGAAGAAGCGCCCCCGTCTTTACAAGGATTTTCGGGAGATGCTGCGGGAGCGTGACCTGGACATTGTGATGGTTTCGACGCCGGACCACTGGCATGCGTTGCCGATGATTGAGGCGTGTCGGGCCGGGGCGGACGTGTGGGTGGAGAAGCCCGTGGGCGTGGACGTGGTGGAGTGCCAGTCCATGGTGGCGGCTGCGCGGAAGTACGGTCGGGTGGTGCAGGTCAACACGCAGCGGCGGAGCACGCCGCATCTGGTTGAGGCCCGGGACCGGTTCATTCGCGAGGGGCGGCTGGGCCGGATCGGGCTGGTGGAGATTTGCTGCTATTACCACATGCGGACGCGTGAAAACCCGCCGGACACGCCCCCGCCGGAATCGTTGGACTGGGACCTCTGGACCGGGCCGGCTCCGATGCGTCCGTTCAACCGGCTGATTCATCCGCGGGGATGGCGGAACTTCATGGAATATGGGAACGGGATCGTGGGGGACATGTGCATCCACATGTTGGACATGGTGCGGTGGATGTTGGATCTGGGCTGGCCGAAACGCATCAGTTCCAGCGGGGGGATTCTGGTGGACAAGCAGAGCAAGGCCAACATCACCGACACGCAGACGGTCACCTTTGATTATGGCGACCTGGTGGTGGTGTGGACGCATCGAACGTACGGTCGGGCGCCGGATCCGCAGTATCCATGGGCGGCCACGTTTTACGGCGACCGTGGCACGTTGAAGGCCAGCGTGATGGGCTATGATTTCATTCCGCAGGACGGGGGTCAGCCGGTGCATGTAGATGTAACGTACGAGCTGGAGCAGTATCCGGAGGACAAAACCGAGCGTGACCTGGAACGGCACGTGGCCCCGGCGCTGCGCCGGCACTGGAAGAACTTCCTGGAGGCGGTGGACAACCGGAGCCGGCCCGTGGCGGACATTGAAGAGGGGGCCATTTCCAGCGCCTGCTGTATCCTGGGCAACATTGCCATGCAACTGGGCCGAACGCTAACCTGGGACCCTGCGCGCTGGCAGGTGGTGGGGGACGAGGAGGCCAACCGGCTGCTGCGGCGTCCCTATCGAGCGCCCTGGGTCCATCCCGAACCGGACAAGGTCTAA